The Aequorivita sublithincola DSM 14238 genome window below encodes:
- a CDS encoding glycosyltransferase family 4 protein, whose amino-acid sequence MTTKILILTSEFPPQPGGIGNHAYNLAKGLQGNGFEVKLVCDTRSTNGDAEKLFDKNLSFEVVRIPRQKIIFISYLNRIKTAFSLTSKSEMIICSGKFSLWLGAFLSFFFKRKFIAIIHGSEIQLPITVLRKLTDLSLKRFDKIIAVSNYTKSLVSHLNLNSIEVIPNGFEIKQPESLPSKSNPVPVLITVGNVTQRKGQHNVINALPILLKKYPDLKYHIVGIPTERAKLGQLALHLGVEKAVVFFGKVSEEEKMKLLQQADVFVMLSETTNTGDVEGFGIAILEANAFGVPAIGALGCGIEDAVNEGISGRLINNKDSKQFLKSLEEILNNYEFYSKRARGWSEGFTWEKVMSSYLKVLKEPRNKKILTAKDIKKAQSR is encoded by the coding sequence TTGACAACCAAAATTCTCATACTAACTTCCGAATTCCCTCCCCAGCCCGGTGGTATTGGCAATCATGCCTATAATCTGGCGAAGGGATTGCAGGGGAATGGTTTTGAAGTGAAGTTGGTCTGCGATACCCGATCAACAAATGGGGATGCTGAGAAGTTGTTTGATAAAAACCTTTCCTTTGAAGTAGTACGGATTCCAAGACAAAAAATCATTTTTATAAGCTATTTAAACCGTATTAAAACCGCTTTTTCCTTGACTTCAAAAAGCGAAATGATAATCTGCTCGGGTAAGTTTTCACTTTGGTTGGGAGCTTTTCTTAGTTTTTTCTTCAAAAGAAAGTTTATCGCTATAATCCACGGTAGTGAGATACAACTTCCCATAACAGTGTTGCGGAAACTCACGGATTTGTCCTTAAAGCGTTTTGATAAAATTATTGCGGTAAGCAATTACACCAAATCTTTAGTTTCCCATCTTAACCTAAATTCTATTGAAGTAATCCCCAATGGTTTTGAGATAAAGCAACCCGAGAGTTTGCCAAGTAAAAGCAATCCTGTCCCGGTTTTGATTACAGTAGGCAATGTTACGCAGCGTAAGGGACAGCACAATGTTATAAACGCGTTACCTATACTGTTGAAAAAATACCCCGATTTAAAATATCATATCGTCGGCATCCCTACGGAAAGGGCGAAGTTAGGACAATTAGCATTACATTTAGGTGTTGAGAAAGCAGTTGTTTTTTTCGGAAAAGTTTCTGAAGAGGAAAAAATGAAATTGCTACAGCAGGCCGATGTTTTTGTGATGCTAAGTGAAACTACAAATACTGGCGACGTTGAAGGTTTTGGAATTGCGATATTAGAGGCGAATGCGTTTGGCGTTCCAGCAATAGGTGCATTAGGTTGCGGAATTGAAGACGCCGTAAATGAAGGAATTTCGGGCAGGTTGATTAATAATAAAGATTCAAAACAGTTTTTAAAATCCTTGGAAGAAATTTTGAATAATTATGAATTTTATTCTAAGAGGGCAAGGGGCTGGTCTGAAGGCTTTACTTGGGAGAAAGTGATGAGTTCTTATTTGAAAGTTTTGAAAGAACCGAGAAACAAGAAAATTTTAACCGCAAAGGACATTAAGAAGGCACAATCTCGATAG
- a CDS encoding phosphotransferase: MKYKFANKGAINYKMKVRFYRILQKQLHRFGIYTIYYPSAKSIHYHLKSKQIIVQNYGLGKLSSSIKASNNHSYYDSLLQKFVPSWKLDISRAFFITESGGGESSLNTFRKVRVDSHWLFEKVYFNSCNDVKRIKWLDKHLSIRLLEFGIKLPELHWTFEGEAFTIAYFDFFDLHNLTSFEVENDLLEIVKRLYQVSEGTTLIKNKYADIEYLNDFINHFEYKNSIKTAENRFLKHGILIKEFEQKAKKSKFIITHGDLHEKNVYKGFVVIDWDNVGLYPIGFEVAFIYYRLLNSGRINNFSPEWLENKFKNTIQVNDWLDFERNFFYFLFIFYSKSYKIDQYQTIEGILIKKLKSYSHHIV, from the coding sequence TTGAAATATAAATTTGCTAACAAAGGTGCAATAAATTATAAAATGAAAGTACGCTTTTATCGAATTTTACAAAAACAGCTTCACCGATTTGGAATATATACGATATATTATCCTTCTGCGAAATCAATCCATTATCACTTAAAAAGTAAACAAATAATTGTTCAAAATTATGGATTAGGTAAGCTAAGTAGTTCTATAAAAGCTTCTAATAATCATTCTTATTATGATTCATTGCTTCAAAAATTTGTGCCCTCATGGAAATTAGACATATCTCGGGCGTTTTTTATCACCGAAAGTGGAGGAGGAGAAAGCAGTCTAAATACTTTTAGAAAGGTTAGAGTTGATAGTCATTGGCTATTTGAAAAAGTATATTTCAATTCTTGCAATGATGTAAAAAGAATTAAATGGTTAGATAAACATTTATCGATAAGGCTTCTAGAATTTGGCATAAAGCTTCCAGAATTACATTGGACTTTTGAAGGAGAAGCTTTCACTATTGCTTATTTTGATTTTTTTGATCTTCATAATCTAACTAGCTTTGAGGTAGAAAATGATTTGCTTGAAATAGTAAAAAGGTTATATCAAGTTTCTGAAGGAACAACTTTAATTAAAAATAAATACGCAGATATAGAATATTTAAATGATTTTATTAATCACTTTGAATATAAGAATAGTATAAAGACTGCGGAAAATAGATTTTTAAAACATGGTATCTTAATAAAAGAGTTTGAGCAAAAAGCTAAAAAATCTAAATTCATAATTACCCATGGTGATTTACACGAAAAGAATGTATATAAAGGTTTCGTAGTTATTGATTGGGATAATGTTGGATTATATCCAATTGGTTTTGAAGTTGCTTTTATTTATTACCGATTATTAAATTCAGGTAGAATAAATAATTTTTCTCCAGAATGGCTTGAAAATAAATTTAAAAATACAATTCAAGTAAATGATTGGTTAGATTTCGAAAGAAATTTTTTTTATTTTCTTTTTATTTTTTATTCAAAAAGTTATAAAATAGATCAATATCAAACAATAGAAGGAATATTGATTAAAAAATTAAAGTCTTATTCTCACCATATAGTTTAA
- a CDS encoding glycosyltransferase family 2 protein encodes MIFHFLKYLQPTHYFQLLRNDGSSIFPLVLKLPQEIIVQLEPEIKFESEKAREYDLSWQAIQKGYIGNTETYTSFEKLPIIDEYRFLRKYFHPVWVFYVLMLRIFSFKNPFREITAWKKSDDAKRNNYLKNPVQHNDWALFKSPFVEGKPFVSIIIPSLNRYEYLKDVLIDLEQQEHKNFEVIIVDQSNPFREDFYKNFNLDIQLVQQTERALWLARNHAIKISKGEYILLFDDDSRVEPDWISNHLKCLDFFKADISSGVSISALGAEVPQNYSFFRISDQIDTGNVMLKKHIFREIGLFDRQFEKQRMGDGEYGLRAYLNGYKNISNPQAGRIHLKVGSGGLREMGSWDAFRPKKLFAPRPIPSVLYLYRKYYGRHRSLLAILKTVPQSIIPYRYKKNKQMMVLGLFISLFLFPFVVLQVFISWRLASKKLREGAMIGELDS; translated from the coding sequence ATGATATTCCATTTTCTAAAATACCTCCAACCAACTCATTATTTTCAGCTACTTAGAAATGATGGGTCCTCCATTTTCCCATTAGTACTAAAGCTTCCACAAGAAATTATTGTACAATTAGAACCAGAGATTAAGTTTGAAAGTGAAAAAGCTCGCGAATACGATCTTTCGTGGCAGGCTATTCAGAAGGGATACATTGGCAATACAGAAACCTATACTTCTTTTGAAAAACTTCCGATAATTGATGAATACCGTTTTCTTCGGAAATATTTTCACCCAGTTTGGGTTTTTTATGTTTTAATGTTGCGTATTTTTTCTTTTAAAAATCCTTTTCGGGAAATAACTGCTTGGAAAAAAAGTGACGATGCAAAAAGAAACAATTATCTAAAAAATCCTGTACAGCATAATGATTGGGCGTTATTTAAATCTCCATTTGTTGAAGGGAAACCTTTTGTAAGCATTATAATTCCTTCACTTAACCGCTATGAATATTTAAAAGATGTATTGATTGATTTGGAACAGCAGGAGCATAAAAATTTTGAAGTAATTATTGTAGATCAATCCAATCCATTTCGAGAAGATTTTTACAAGAATTTCAATTTGGATATCCAACTTGTCCAGCAAACAGAACGTGCGCTATGGCTTGCGCGAAATCATGCTATTAAAATTTCTAAAGGAGAATATATATTGCTTTTTGATGATGACAGCCGTGTGGAACCCGATTGGATTAGCAATCATTTAAAATGTCTCGACTTTTTTAAAGCTGATATTTCTTCGGGGGTTTCTATTTCAGCTTTGGGAGCAGAGGTGCCACAGAACTATTCCTTTTTCAGAATTTCTGATCAAATAGATACTGGTAATGTAATGCTTAAAAAGCACATATTTAGGGAAATTGGACTATTCGATAGACAGTTTGAAAAACAGCGCATGGGCGATGGAGAATATGGGTTAAGAGCGTATTTAAATGGCTATAAAAACATTTCAAATCCGCAGGCAGGTAGAATCCACCTTAAAGTAGGCTCTGGCGGTCTTCGCGAAATGGGGAGTTGGGATGCGTTCCGACCCAAAAAATTGTTTGCCCCCAGGCCAATACCTAGTGTGCTATATCTTTACAGAAAATATTACGGACGCCACAGAAGCTTACTCGCCATTCTAAAAACTGTTCCCCAATCCATAATCCCATACCGCTACAAGAAAAACAAGCAAATGATGGTCTTGGGTCTATTTATCTCGTTATTTTTGTTTCCGTTTGTGGTGTTGCAGGTCTTTATCTCGTGGCGATTGGCATCAAAGAAGTTAAGAGAAGGGGCGATGATTGGAGAGCTTGATTCTTAA
- a CDS encoding glycosyltransferase family 4 protein, with protein sequence MKILFFYTHNQSFLAAFFKELLLTLQDKGWEVQVFSFKKVGNTFTDPLRIDIKKKQNYLKNTIEVFKAIRKYKPDVVVSNFSYVNQAILSGKLLGVKKNIVWFHTLTEQLSPRKSQVVIKSQFLKYASEIIVNSDYLKTDLIENYSISKDKIFSIPFWSSLENYNSKRERSNKEPLLKIGCPGRIEDVKNQQLIIESLKDFKLHISYGLYIAGSGDNEEFLKSKIQNYNLESKVHFLGVLSIEEMKLYYEEMDIIILPSKFEAFGLVLIEALSMGCPVLVSENFGALTYIKDRKFLNKYSFNPKSSNDLISKLNNIFANEMDSSDYFIDIYLTYFQKKEIIAQVEKVITL encoded by the coding sequence ATGAAAATTCTTTTTTTTTATACGCATAATCAAAGCTTTCTTGCAGCTTTTTTTAAGGAATTGTTACTCACACTTCAAGATAAAGGTTGGGAGGTACAGGTTTTTTCATTTAAAAAAGTAGGTAATACATTTACCGATCCATTACGAATAGATATTAAAAAGAAGCAAAATTATCTAAAAAACACTATTGAAGTCTTCAAAGCAATTAGAAAATACAAACCCGATGTAGTAGTCTCAAATTTTAGTTATGTAAACCAAGCTATTCTAAGTGGAAAATTGTTAGGAGTAAAAAAAAATATAGTGTGGTTTCATACCTTGACGGAACAACTAAGCCCACGGAAAAGTCAAGTTGTAATAAAATCACAGTTCCTAAAATACGCTTCAGAAATAATAGTGAATTCCGACTATCTAAAGACAGATTTAATTGAAAATTATTCTATATCAAAAGATAAGATCTTTTCTATCCCATTTTGGTCTTCTCTTGAAAATTATAATTCGAAAAGAGAGAGAAGTAATAAAGAGCCGCTATTAAAGATTGGTTGTCCAGGAAGAATAGAAGATGTGAAAAATCAGCAATTAATAATAGAAAGTTTGAAGGATTTTAAGTTGCATATTTCTTATGGACTATATATAGCTGGATCCGGTGATAATGAAGAGTTTTTGAAAAGCAAAATTCAAAATTATAATTTGGAGAGTAAAGTTCATTTTTTAGGTGTTCTGAGTATTGAAGAAATGAAGCTTTATTATGAAGAAATGGATATAATTATACTTCCTAGTAAATTCGAAGCTTTTGGGTTGGTGCTAATCGAAGCCCTATCAATGGGTTGTCCCGTTCTTGTGTCTGAAAATTTTGGAGCTTTGACTTATATTAAGGATAGGAAATTCTTAAATAAATATTCTTTTAATCCTAAAAGTTCTAATGATTTGATATCCAAGTTAAATAATATCTTTGCTAATGAAATGGACTCCTCTGATTATTTTATAGATATTTATCTCACCTATTTTCAGAAGAAGGAAATAATAGCACAAGTCGAAAAGGTAATTACTTTATGA